The Clostridiaceae bacterium genomic interval GAATGATAAGGTAAACATTAAAACGGTTGCTTCAAAATTAAAAATTCATCCTTTTATAGCAGGGAAGATAGCCAATCAGGCAAAAAGGCTCTCAACAGATACACTTAAGAAAGCTTTGGAAAGAACATATGAATTGGATGGAGATATAAAAACCGGAAAGATTAATGATAGAATAGCAGTTGAACTTTTGATTGCGGAGTTCTGCAAATAAAGATAAAAATAAAGACAAAAAAACGTACCTTCGTACGTTTTATTAATTTGCAGCTGAAGCTGCCTTTATAGCTTTAAAAGCTTTCATAAGTCTTGATTTTTTTCTTGCAGCATTATTTTTGTGTAATATGTTTTTTGTAACTGCTTTATCAATATCGCTTATTGTTTGTCTTAAAATTTCTTCTACAGAATCACTGTTATTAGCTATT includes:
- a CDS encoding 30S ribosomal protein S20, producing the protein MPNIKSSIKRVKIARKKNLRNTAAKSALRTSIKKCKEAIANNSDSVEEILRQTISDIDKAVTKNILHKNNAARKKSRLMKAFKAIKAASAAN